From the Prochlorococcus sp. MIT 1223 genome, the window GCTCTTTATATTAAAACCCAATTAAATGATAAACATCTTCCATCAAACTAAAATATTTATCAAGAGACTTAAAAAGGATGTTCTTGCACAATTTTTTAAACGCATATTACCTTTAATCACAATATTATTTCTAGGTTGCCAGCCTATTAGCGCTGCCAGTGGAGGTCGCATAGGAGGAGGAGAGTTCACAATCCCACAAATGCCTCGGGTTAGTAATTATGGAAATAATTACAGAAGATATAGCAATAAATACAATGGTGGAGGCGGTATTGGATTCCCTTTCTTAATACCTATCTTTGGATTCGGTGGTGGTGGCCTATTTATTTTTTTATTTCTTATAGCGATTTCAGGAGCAATTATTAACTCACTAAGATCTAGTAATCCCGAACTAAACACAAGTACTATTACAAGCAATAATGTTACAAACAAAATTGCAAATATCATTCAATTACAAATAGGCCTACTAGCAAGCGCAAAAAAACTGCAAGAAAGACTTAGGGAATTAGCCAATACATCTGACACTAAATCATCTATCGGCTTGCAGGATTTATTAAAAGAAACCACTATTGCAATATTGCGAGAACCACATCTTTGGGTTTACGCAAACATCGAAAGCGGGAACATCCCGGTTAAGACAGCAGAAAAAACCTTCAATCGTCTTTCTTTATTAGAAAGAAGTAAATTAAAAATAGAAACAACTTCAAATTTTTCTGGAAAAAAACTTACTTCCCAAGGATTAGGGATCACACCTGGAGACGCAGACCCAACTTCAGAGTTCATCGCGGTAACAATCCTATTGGCAAGTACAAATGAAATTGATATTCAAAAAATTGAAACCAATGTAGACCTTGAGAGAAACTTAAGAATCATTGGATCAACAACATCAACAGAGCTAATTGCCCTAGAAATTATTTGGCAACCAGACGGGAAGGGAGAAGTCCTAAGCCGTGAAGATTTACTAATTTCATATCCAAATCTAAAATTTTTATAAAACTAAGGGCTTTAAAGGCCCTTATTCCATAATTCTTTATATTTTTTTTAGCTAATTCGCGCAATAAGTCGAAAATTAGCGCTTCAACACAGTTAGGGTATCCAAACAGTTTTTAATTTACTTAAGTGTCTAGTCCATCACAACCAGAGCCTCGTTCTCTGAAATGGGAAAGCACTGGTGAATTAGCTCAAAGAGACCTCTCAGAACTAGTTACTCGTTTGCTTGATGTCGAATCAGATAATCATGGCTGCGAGCTTTCTAGACTGAGTACTAAATATGACGATAAAGAGTAACTATTTCTAATTACTCTTGCACTCGATGAGTAAATAGTTCACCTTTTGCTAAACAGAAGAGATCGAATGCCAAGAAAACACATTCATTGGGTTAACACCCCAGTATTAATGGAGGCTATTCTTCGCTACGAACAAAAACGTCTTCCAAAGCCTATGCGGCTTTGGATAGAGAGCCTTCTAGATATGAATTCAAGTGATAATAAAGAATTAGTTTCCAAACCTAATCACATTTAGACGAACTGGTCCTATTACATTTTAAGATCCTCAAAGCTGCCATTGCAGCACCATATCCGTTATCTATATTCACGACACTTAGCCCTGGAGCACAACTTGCAAGCATCCCATTAAGAGAAGCATTTCCTTTTTCACTAACTCCGTATCCAACAGAAACAGGTACACCTATAACAGGCTGAGGCATTAACCCAGCAAGAACTGTAGGCAATGCGCCTTCCATACCAGCACAAGCTATTAAGACCTTAGATTCTTCTATATTCTTCAGAGAAGAAAGTAGCCTATGCAAACCAGCAACTCCAACATCAAGCAATAATTTTGTCTTTATCCCATGCCATCTCAAAGCTAATTCCGCCTCAGCTGCAACCTTTAAGTCACTTGTCCCACCACTTAAAATAACTACCATTCCAAGACTGTTATCTTCAATAAGGGGATCGCCGAGGGTTAAACAATGAGCATCTTCATGGAATTGAGCTGTTTTGAAAAGATCAATTAATTTTCCTGCCTTTTCCTGATTCACTCTTGTAACAAAAGCCAATTTCCCTAGTTTTTTAAGACTTTCTAAAATTTCAACTAACTGTTCTACTGTTTTATGTTCTCCCCATATGGCCTCAACCATTCCTAATCTTTGAAATCTATGAAGATCCAAGCGCGAATGCAAATAGTTCACTGAGGCAATAATTCTCCTTCAAATAAAAGTGGGAAAGGATTACCTTGCTTAATTCCTGTCTCAGCGCGAGCTATATTTTCAAACTTTTCTTGAACAGTTGCAATTTCATCTTGAGGAATATTTTTCCATATTTCTCTACTTTTCCAAGTTATCAGCAAAGTAGCTTCTTCATCTAAAGGATCCCAAAAAAGATTCCTCCCCAAGAATCCTTCTTTTTGAGCCAGCCATTTTTCCCAACTACCTTTCTCTGCAATTATCCATGATTTGACTTGTTTCTTTTCAACTTTTAAGCGCAAGTGTTCCACAATAGGCTTATCAATAGAATCTAAAGAATGTAGATCTTCTGAATGCATACTCTGAGGATTAAAAAAAAAGAAGGCTATTGCTATTGCAAAATAAACAATTGCATTAGTCCAATGAATGCCAGAAAAAGACAATTTCATATTGTCTCTAGCAAAACTACTGCATGACTACTAATTCCTTCTTCTCTACCTTCTGGACCTAACTTCTCGTTGGTTGTGGCTTTTACACCTACAAGGTCGACTGAAACTCCAAGTTTTTTTGCAATGTTTTCTCGCATAATTTCAATATATGGTTTTAGTTTCGGTCTCTCTGCGACCAAAACGGAATCCACATTGGAAACCTTCCATCCTCGTTGATTAATAAGCTCCATTACTTGAGCAAGCAAAAGTAAGCTATCTGCTCCTTTCCACTTTGGATCATCTGGAGGAAAGTATTTTCCTATATCACCTAAAGATAGAGCTCCTAACAAAGCGTCCATAATGGCATGAGTAAGAACATCCGCATCACTATGACCGTCAAGGCCCAAACCTTTGGGATGCATTAATTTGACACCTCCTAAGATCAGATCTCTCCCTGGAATCAAGCGATGCATGTCATAACCGTTTCCGATACGCAGCTTAGGTGAAGAGTCTGTCATATCAACGGATTACAGAGAGGCAAAAGAGACTGGGATAAAACTGGGATTCAATAACGACTTCTGTTAAGACAAAATTTAATTCTGTTTAACCCTATATACATGTTAGCAAGTGCAATTGACTGTGAAATGTATATGCAAGAGAAATTCCTGTTATTACACAGGGAAGGCTAGTTAGGAGAGAAAACCATAGATGGAGGTTGCTGTTAACAAATGCC encodes:
- a CDS encoding DUF1517 domain-containing protein yields the protein MINIFHQTKIFIKRLKKDVLAQFFKRILPLITILFLGCQPISAASGGRIGGGEFTIPQMPRVSNYGNNYRRYSNKYNGGGGIGFPFLIPIFGFGGGGLFIFLFLIAISGAIINSLRSSNPELNTSTITSNNVTNKIANIIQLQIGLLASAKKLQERLRELANTSDTKSSIGLQDLLKETTIAILREPHLWVYANIESGNIPVKTAEKTFNRLSLLERSKLKIETTSNFSGKKLTSQGLGITPGDADPTSEFIAVTILLASTNEIDIQKIETNVDLERNLRIIGSTTSTELIALEIIWQPDGKGEVLSREDLLISYPNLKFL
- the larB gene encoding nickel pincer cofactor biosynthesis protein LarB; this translates as MNYLHSRLDLHRFQRLGMVEAIWGEHKTVEQLVEILESLKKLGKLAFVTRVNQEKAGKLIDLFKTAQFHEDAHCLTLGDPLIEDNSLGMVVILSGGTSDLKVAAEAELALRWHGIKTKLLLDVGVAGLHRLLSSLKNIEESKVLIACAGMEGALPTVLAGLMPQPVIGVPVSVGYGVSEKGNASLNGMLASCAPGLSVVNIDNGYGAAMAALRILKCNRTSSSKCD
- a CDS encoding TIGR03792 family protein; this translates as MKLSFSGIHWTNAIVYFAIAIAFFFFNPQSMHSEDLHSLDSIDKPIVEHLRLKVEKKQVKSWIIAEKGSWEKWLAQKEGFLGRNLFWDPLDEEATLLITWKSREIWKNIPQDEIATVQEKFENIARAETGIKQGNPFPLLFEGELLPQ
- the ispF gene encoding 2-C-methyl-D-erythritol 2,4-cyclodiphosphate synthase, with protein sequence MTDSSPKLRIGNGYDMHRLIPGRDLILGGVKLMHPKGLGLDGHSDADVLTHAIMDALLGALSLGDIGKYFPPDDPKWKGADSLLLLAQVMELINQRGWKVSNVDSVLVAERPKLKPYIEIMRENIAKKLGVSVDLVGVKATTNEKLGPEGREEGISSHAVVLLETI